TGCATGTCTACATGGATGAGAGTGCGTGCTGGAAGCCTGCAGGCTGGTCCAGGAAGAGGGGATGCCCTCCACCTCACCTTTGCCCCTTGCAGATCCTCCGGAACCACGTGATGGTGCGTGTGGGGGGCGGCTGGGACACACTCAGCCATTATCTGGACAAACATGACCCCTGCCGGTGCACATCCCTCTGTGAGTCCCTTGAGAGTCCCCTGCCTGTGGCTCTGGGTCGGGAGGCCAGAAGCAGAGGCGGGAGGTAGGTCTGATCTACAGGGGCAAGAGGTTTgcagggatggaggaaaggaagagactaCAGAAGGTTACAGGTGTGGTGCCCTCTCAGCCCTAGGAGGAAAGCTGAGCGGCCATAGTGCAATACCAATTTTAGCCACAAGATGGCGCCAAACACACAGAGAATCCGCAGCCTCTTGACAGGGCGTAGGTCTAGCTCTGATGTCCACAGTGGTGGCACCAAGCACGACTTGGGTCTTTAGCGCTCCCACAATATCCACCAGCACTTCAAGCCACCCCAATGAAGCCTGCAATCTAAGTAAAAGATGTGGACTTTCAACACAAACGCAGTTTTAAACAAGTCCCCCAGCTGGGCCCCCTGACCAGACTTCATACCCTAAACCCCTCTATGGAAATTCTGGCACTGGCGCTGTCACCCTAGGTCCCGCTGTCTCTAATGTGGGATGTGGAGCGTggggcagctgggggaggggaacagtGCGCCCCATCAGCAGGAATTTAacgctttctcctctcctctctctgtgggGTTGTGTTGCTAGCACACAAGCCAGGCAGCTTCCTGAAGCCCCCCATTCCACCGGTGCAGCACGAAGTGAGGGTACAGGATGAACCCTCCAAGAGACAGCCTACGATGACCATCAGCCGCTCCCAGAGCCCACTGCCCTCTGTGGACTGGAAGACATACACGTCTTCAGGCCGAAAGCTGAGGCCCCCCGTCtcatcctcccccagcccccgcaGTGAcggaggagcaggggcaggggtcCTCAGAGAGACAGCATCATTCCTGAGGTACAGGGGAGGGACGGGGCAGGGCTTCTTTCTGCTTTGAAGTCCACATTCTCAGAGGCCACCTCATCCCAAGATAAAGGGAGCCCCAAAAAGAGCTCAGCTGTTTCAATTTTAGTCTATGTGCTGCCAAAGCGAGTGTGACCTCAGGTGTTCAGAAGCAGAAAAGCATCCAGTACCCTTGGGATCACCTAGTTACTTCATATGccctcccatttcacagatgaggaggccGAAGCCCATAAAGGGAACAGACCTACTCAAGGTCCGAGCAGACACTAAGACTCATCTGCCACCCAAGACTGGTGGCCTCTAGCTGTGGGATCTGAAGTAACCCAGGGTCTGCACCAGGCTTCTTTCAATCTGCTACACAGGGGATGAGGGAGCACAGACTTAAACAGTGTCTGCCATAAGGAGGACTCTCGGGTAGGCACAGGGGGAGAGGGAGCATCTGTTTCATGCAACGTGAAGCCTGGCCCCCTGAGTTCTGGCCGGAGAAAGGCCGTCCCTCCCCAGAGCCAGGGGTCTGGATCAGATGACCCTGCTGGCCTTATGATTCTCCCTTTCAGGTGCCAGGAGAAGTCATTGACCCCATCTTGGAGGCAGCTGCCAGCTGGGGACAGCCCACCCAGCCCCCAATCCTCACCCACCCACAGGACCCGAGACCCACGGTGCACCTCCTCGGGGAAAAGGGGGGACAGAGACCCACCAGAACTCCTCAGGGGAAGGACTCCCACATCTTGGGTTCATGAGGAGACAGATAACTGGGGAACCCATGccagagcccccaccccccagagacTCCAAGCCCCTGAGGCCACCGCCAAAGGGACACCAGCGAGAGCACCATCTCCCCTGCCTCGTTACTCCAGCCCTGCTAAGCCCATGGGCCCCAGGCAACCACCCCGGGGTGAAGCCGAGGGTGCTTCCTCCCAGCTCAGAGAGCCAGCATCTGCCTGTTCTCCATCCCCTGTTAAAGGACCCAGCAAGATCCCCATCTGGCtgccccctgcccgccccccaaCTCCAGGAAGAAGCTTTCCAGGTACTGCAAGTGGAGGTTCCACGACAGAAGTGGGGAGAAACCCTATCCCATTAAGGGCCGTCACTGGGCACCTAGCTGGGCCCAGACATGGGGACTGCTCTGTGGAAGAGAGGCAAGGGGACCAGAAGCCAGACATCCCAGTGACAGCAGGGTCTCCAGAGCTGCAGGGCCTGGGCCcacaggggcaggaggggcagtACACACCCCTGCCCCTGGGCGGGAGCAAGGAGCAAGGCATCTAtcacagcctggaggaggagattTTGGCCAAAATGAAGCTGTTAGAGGTGGGGGGTGCCCACCCCTGGGGGCCAGGGTCCGGGGCCATCCCTCGTAGTGGAGTCTACGTCCCCAGCCTGGGTGGGCGGTGGCCTGCACCTGGGGGTCCTTATGACAAAGTCATCCAAGAACTGGCTCAGGGCCCCCCACCACTCCTTAAAGTGGACCTGAGAGCCTGGAAGGCAGCACCTCTAGGCTCCCCTAACCCAGCTGTTACCATAGGCCCAGGAAGTCCAAAAGGGAAACTGGGAGCTCAAGAGAGTGGGCCCAGGACTAAGGCAAACCTGAGTTCCAAGGGTACCAGGATGAGGAAGGTCCCAGCTCAAGGAGGGCAGAACTGCTCAGCCCCTACAGTGTCTGTCAGCAGGGAGGCCCCTACACCTTTGCCCTCAGGCCCCAATACTGACAAAGCCAAGGCATGTCCTGGCAAGGGCAAGAGAACACTCCGGAAGCCCCAGAGAGTCCCATCCATCTACAAGCTGAAGCTGAGGCCCAGGATCCCACCCCGGAGAGACCACAGGCCTGAGAAGCAGCCTTCACGAATCCCCAAGCCACTGGCCTACCTCCGCCTGGGTCCAGCCAGGGTGCCCCCCAGGGGCAGACTGACAAGAGCAGGCCTGGGCagaaagggaggggaggcagccctggtggatggagccagggctggggagaaggaggaggaaggaaaagaggggaaagagCCAGTGGCCCCACTGGAGAGTAGCCTCCAGCCTTTGGAGGGTCTGGGGCCTCAGCAGCTTGACCCAGCTCCACTCCCACCTGAGGAGTCCTGGGTCTGAGGAGGGGCTTCTCATCTCCTCACCTGTGGGTTTGGGAAGGAGGGAAGTGAAAAGAATGCACATGTATCCATTGGATTCCCAGCTGCAGGAGTGGAAGGGAAAGTGCCTCACCTCAGTACAGGCCTTGGCCAGGAGAGGTAGGATGACAAATACAGACTCAATCCGCTCAGTTGAGCAAAGGGCCAGCCCATCACTCCCACTCCGACTCCAGAGTTAGGATAGGGGCGGTGGGGCCATCCTGTACCTTACTGCCCTCCCCAGAACAGCTCTCCAGACTCCTTTCCTCTGACCTCTGGCCATGTCCACCATTTCCACAACTCATAAGTTATTAAACATGTGTGGGTCTGTCCTTGAGTCCCCAGCTTTTGAGTCCCTCACTCTAAGGCTGTGGTGGTGCACGAAGGTGTAGCCTCAAATGTTCTCCcactggagggggcaggggagggggctgggggtgagagAGGCTTCCTTTCTTGAGGCTCAGCCAACCTTGCCAGACGGCCGATCTCTCCTGGAAGCAGCTGGTGCGTCAGCACCATGGACAGAGACAAGGGCCACCCGACACGCGCAGGACGTCAAAGCTTTGCTCTGGAATTTGGGAACCGAGATCACTCAGAGCCAAGAGGGATGGTTGAGTGTTCTTAACACATCTACACCCACGAAGTTATGACGGGGGCCACAGAGGTTCGGCGGCAAGCGGGACGAAGACACAGAAGCAGAAACCAGGATTGAGTCCAGGTACGAAAACTTTCTGGATAGAGTGGCAGGAGGAGACGAAACACTTCCCCTCTGGATGGTTTTGAAGAGTTGGAGGGTTCAAGGGTAGGTGGAGAAGAGATGAATCCCAAACTCTTCCCATCAGTTCTCCTGGTTCAGCTGGACCTTGGGTCTCGGGGCCACCGCAccaccctctccttccctccatggTAGAGCTCAGCAGGCAGGCCTTCCCTTCACCATCAGGAACAGAGCCGACACCTTGGTACAGAAACGAGGGAAAACACTCCCTGATTTTTAATCTGACTTCCAATCACAGCGCAATGGgtgtcacacacacacttccagaCCCTGTGGTGGGAAAccctggggggagggcagggagaaggaCAGAGACTCAGAATGGAGGGAATCGAAATCAAAGACCTGGGGTGAAGCGGAAggagtcggggggggggggggcgcagtCAGGCGATACATTCCAATGGCTCCCACAGGGGCAGCCAGAGGCCtgggtcccccacccccacctcaggtGCCTCAGAGCTGGCAGCGACGGTGACAGGGCAGGTGAGATGCTGCCATCCCTCACCCCATGCCCCTGGTGAACCAGGGGCAGGGATGCAGGGGAAAAAGGGGGCAGGCCCTCTTCCTTACCCTCCCAGCCACTCCAAGGTGTGGGGAAGGGGAGCCACCTCCTCTATTTcagagggaggctcagagagggtaggtcacttgcccaaagtcatgcagCACAGCAGGGACTATAACCCAGGAATACTGGGCGGCCCAAGGTCTGGGCAGTCACTGTAGGGCTGTGCTACCCCGGTGGGTGGAGGGGGAATTAGCTGGGGAAGCAGAAAGAATGGCAGATTCCCTCTTACACTAGATCTGTATGATAAATTCCCCGCCCACAACCCTCCCTCAGACTCAACTCCATCACCGCTCTGGGCCACCTGATTTCCCGGTCTACAGCCACAGCTTGGCTAGGTCGAGGCTGGTTGTTCAGTGCGCCCCTCTTCGAACAAGAGACCTTGCTATCCTCCCACCAGACCAGGGTTGAGGGCTCAGCATCAAGGAAAACTTGGCCGGGGGCAGGGGACACGCACCACTTCTCCCACTCCCCAGGTCCCCCAGGAATCCCTCAGGCCACTCCTAGTATCtccattatttttgttatttctaaatCGGTACAAAACTGACAGTGATCAGCTCCGGTGACGAGAGGTAGAAACCCGGCCAGGCAGCCGGAGAAAATGGGGTGGAATGAGTAAGGGCATAGGGCTACGGGTGTTGGGACAAGGGGGCGTAGATCCTGAAGGCCTCCATCTAGGGGTGGGGATGCAGGTGTATCTCCCCCAAGCACAGGGGTCCCCATAATTTCTTGCTGGCTCTGCCCCTCTCCAGATTAATCAGAGTAATCTGAGAGTCGAGGTAGGCAGAGTCTGGGGCATCAGATTGAGGTGGGATGGGGAGACAGAGTCTTCACTGGCACAACCTGACTCTCCCTccgcccgcccccgcccgggCACCAGCCTGCCCACCACCAGCCTCCTAAACCCAACATCCCACAGTCTGGAAGGCCACCCAAAGCAGGAGGGGATAGAGGGCTGGAACCCAGCATCATGGAAATAAATCTATCCTTCGGGGGATTCCCTCTCCACAGTCTGTCAAGAAAAAGTTTTATCCCGGGGGTGATCTGGCTTGGGGGCAGGAAGGGAATGAGGGGCACCCGGCAGGGACGGACCATTGAATTAAGGCTGGAAGGTAGGTTGTTGTGTCTCTGGGGGCTGCTGGGCGGGGAGGTCTCCCTGGAAGGGGGAGAGCTCAGCCTTCTCCCCGTGCCTGATCTGGGACCTCAACCCTCGGACCCCGGTTGTGTCCTTGGGCCACCCGAATCCCTCTGTTCTGTGCCAGTGGTGCTGAAGGTCAGAAGGCTGACCTCACAAAGAAGCTGCCAGGATCTGCGACAAGGGGATGGACGAAATGAGAGCCCTGTAAACGGAGctgggggaaggaagggggaCAGGAGGGTGGATAAGACAGCTAAGGACGGGCAAACAGATGGACGGGGAAAAAGACGACGCGGGGCAATGACAGACACACTCTCTGGAGAAGACGGGTGGGGGCCCGGCCGAGGcagcacctccccacccccaccctccattTCGCGCTCACCCCCAATCCCCACAGGCTGTGGCGCCCCTTGGGGCCGGGCCGGGTACTGCACTAACTACAGCACTAAAGGCGGCGTCCCAGTAAGACAAACGCGGGAGAGAGGGGAGGACCGGGCGGCTATGGGGAGGCTCCCTCTCGCCCTCTGCCTCTCGCGGGGAAGTGCGTGGCTGCAGGGGCGTTTCAGGCCCGGACCGTCAGAGTTCTATTCTCGCCCGCTCCTGGCTCAAGCCCCGCAGTCCCGTGGGGAAGCCGCCCGGGCCCGTCGGGGCTGCAGCCCGCGGACACCCTTGGGGCGGGCGCGGCGTCACATGATGGCGCAGCGGTTGCGGCGCAGCGCGCCCTGGAAGCGCAGGGCGGCGTGCACGTGCTTGCAGCGGGCACAGCCCACGCTCTTGAGCAGCTCGCTGAAGAGCAGCAGGATGTGCCAGTTGTACTTGGCCGAGCACTCCACGTAGCCGCACTTCCAGGTCTTGCGCACCAGGTGTGACACGTTCCAGCGCGGGATCACGCGTCCGCGCTGCAGGTCCCGCTTGTTGCCCACGATGATGATGGGCGTCTCAGAGGTGCCGATCACCCTGCGGGGCGAGGGGGGAATCTCATAACTCCACCGGTCTCACAGCTACTGACCTTCAATGAGGACAGGCTGAGCCTGGTCAGTAATGGCCCCATCACACGTCTATTCCAGGTGCAGCGCTAAGCCCTGGAGGTCCTTTATATTCTCTAACTGGCACAACTGATCCAAAAGGTGGGTACTAttgttattgccattttacagatgaggaccaTGAGGCTTACACGTTAA
The sequence above is drawn from the Equus przewalskii isolate Varuska chromosome 10, EquPr2, whole genome shotgun sequence genome and encodes:
- the GAS2L2 gene encoding GAS2-like protein 2; protein product: MSLPGVHGRRPGTLGPPVRSIRPFKSSEQYLEAMKEDLAEWLRDLYGLDIDAANFLQVLETGLVLCRHANTITEAALAFLAEAPARAQRIPLPQAGVSYNGAAQPGTFQARDNISNFIQWCRKEMGIQEVLMFETEDLVLRKNVKNVLLCLLELGRRAWRFGVAAPTLVQLEEEIDEQLRQELALPAPDPPPPEPPVRRPCHFRNLDQLVQSLVSHCTCPVQFSMVKVSEGKYRVGDSNTLIFIRILRNHVMVRVGGGWDTLSHYLDKHDPCRCTSLSHKPGSFLKPPIPPVQHEVRVQDEPSKRQPTMTISRSQSPLPSVDWKTYTSSGRKLRPPVSSSPSPRSDGGAGAGVLRETASFLRCQEKSLTPSWRQLPAGDSPPSPQSSPTHRTRDPRCTSSGKRGDRDPPELLRGRTPTSWVHEETDNWGTHARAPTPQRLQAPEATAKGTPARAPSPLPRYSSPAKPMGPRQPPRGEAEGASSQLREPASACSPSPVKGPSKIPIWLPPARPPTPGRSFPGTASGGSTTEVGRNPIPLRAVTGHLAGPRHGDCSVEERQGDQKPDIPVTAGSPELQGLGPQGQEGQYTPLPLGGSKEQGIYHSLEEEILAKMKLLEVGGAHPWGPGSGAIPRSGVYVPSLGGRWPAPGGPYDKVIQELAQGPPPLLKVDLRAWKAAPLGSPNPAVTIGPGSPKGKLGAQESGPRTKANLSSKGTRMRKVPAQGGQNCSAPTVSVSREAPTPLPSGPNTDKAKACPGKGKRTLRKPQRVPSIYKLKLRPRIPPRRDHRPEKQPSRIPKPLAYLRLGPARVPPRGRLTRAGLGRKGGEAALVDGARAGEKEEEGKEGKEPVAPLESSLQPLEGLGPQQLDPAPLPPEESWV